In Bacillus cereus ATCC 14579, a single window of DNA contains:
- a CDS encoding ABC transporter permease, translating into MTFSMRRVSAIFRKEVQDFKTNSQVLLMAFLPIILSFLFSRFGVGKEMLGITTITAFLFVAGFVQSMVIAEEKEKHTLRVLMLSPASSVEVLLGKSLLTSGLTMVICIANLFILDQLNINLPLVGLIFLCGTILFIVLGTMIGLLASSVPQTSIIGMPILMTMYLAVQFEPMVENKVIKTMIGYLPTSHIVKALKSLVGGAGFSSISGHVLNVAVWLIISLVVCLIVYKKKQLD; encoded by the coding sequence ATGACATTTTCAATGAGACGTGTATCAGCTATTTTTAGAAAAGAAGTACAAGATTTTAAGACAAATTCACAAGTGTTGTTAATGGCATTTTTACCAATTATACTTTCATTTTTGTTTAGCAGATTTGGAGTGGGAAAGGAAATGTTAGGTATTACTACTATAACGGCCTTCCTATTTGTCGCAGGCTTTGTTCAATCTATGGTAATTGCAGAAGAAAAAGAAAAACATACATTGCGTGTATTAATGCTATCACCGGCATCTTCGGTTGAAGTTCTACTTGGAAAGAGTTTATTAACATCGGGTCTGACGATGGTCATTTGTATTGCAAATTTATTCATTTTAGATCAGTTAAATATTAATCTTCCATTGGTAGGATTGATATTCTTATGCGGAACTATTTTGTTTATCGTACTTGGAACAATGATCGGATTACTTGCATCTTCTGTACCACAAACATCAATAATTGGAATGCCGATATTAATGACGATGTATTTGGCTGTACAGTTTGAGCCAATGGTTGAAAATAAAGTAATTAAGACGATGATTGGATATCTTCCAACATCTCATATTGTGAAAGCACTTAAAAGCTTAGTAGGTGGGGCGGGATTTAGTAGTATTAGTGGGCATGTATTAAATGTTGCAGTTTGGCTTATTATATCGCTCGTTGTATGTTTAATCGTATATAAAAAGAAACAATTAGACTAA
- a CDS encoding M23 family metallopeptidase — translation MRGRNNKKSQKVVHLFQKRWVFPALYIACAAVILMVALWFQGANPKKTPNHDQATPYTQSEDPAVPVTKSSEVVKMPAAANAEVVVQKKFYEDAATEAEQEKALVFYNNTYSPNKGIDIAAKNGKEFNVAAALSGTVTKAEKDSLLGYVVTVDSGNGVAVSYQSLGSVKVEKGARVAQGEVLGTSGLSAMNKEAGSHVHFEVRKDNVAVNPERYLNKSVTEIKADAGAAKATNASGKKADDKSQKEEKSTSTKPESKTEDKSQKEEKSTSGSTSDKKEEPKKEEKSTNGSTESSNDSSSQE, via the coding sequence ATGCGAGGAAGAAATAATAAAAAGTCGCAAAAGGTAGTACATTTATTTCAAAAAAGATGGGTGTTTCCGGCACTATACATTGCTTGTGCAGCGGTAATCTTAATGGTTGCGCTATGGTTCCAAGGAGCTAATCCGAAGAAGACTCCAAACCACGATCAAGCAACACCGTATACACAATCGGAAGATCCAGCAGTACCAGTAACGAAATCTTCAGAAGTAGTGAAAATGCCAGCTGCCGCGAATGCGGAAGTAGTCGTACAGAAGAAATTCTATGAAGATGCAGCAACTGAGGCGGAACAAGAAAAAGCACTTGTCTTTTATAACAACACATATTCCCCAAACAAAGGAATTGACATTGCTGCGAAGAATGGAAAAGAATTCAATGTTGCTGCTGCTTTAAGTGGTACAGTAACGAAAGCTGAAAAAGATTCACTTCTTGGTTATGTTGTAACAGTTGATAGTGGAAATGGTGTAGCGGTATCTTATCAAAGCTTAGGCAGTGTGAAAGTAGAAAAAGGTGCAAGAGTTGCACAAGGTGAAGTATTAGGAACATCCGGTCTAAGTGCAATGAATAAAGAGGCAGGCTCTCACGTTCACTTTGAAGTACGTAAAGACAATGTGGCTGTGAACCCTGAACGTTACTTAAATAAATCAGTAACAGAAATTAAAGCTGATGCAGGTGCTGCAAAGGCTACGAATGCTTCTGGTAAAAAAGCTGATGACAAATCTCAAAAAGAAGAGAAGTCAACGAGCACGAAACCGGAAAGTAAAACAGAAGACAAGTCTCAAAAAGAAGAGAAATCAACAAGCGGTTCAACTAGTGACAAAAAAGAAGAACCGAAGAAAGAAGAAAAATCAACAAATGGTTCTACAGAATCATCTAACGATTCTTCTTCACAAGAATAA
- a CDS encoding LytTR family transcriptional regulator DNA-binding domain-containing protein, translated as MALLELKQLGKANQLPAIELEVEKGQCIVLQCNNHTAKVLHRIIIGEEEASTGNVLFEGEAIGKKNYSRIGFCFLKDEAYDRLKVKEYFKFLLGLYESKISIEEVVQSVGLLDKLNVKIEKLSFSEKRRLHIGRVMIHNPDLIILEEPEQNVDIESTVIIRKAIMKMKEQGKAIFITSSFLSDALSLTEDVYILNNDGVKKVEIEQEEAEKVDEEKVVQIIPQMKLERIPAKVNDKIILLDPMEIHFIETQNGVTHIHVREGDFVCALTLSELEERLTGFGFFRCHRSYLVNLQRVREVITWTRNSFSLILDDERKSSIPLSKGRMDELKGVIGL; from the coding sequence ATGGCGTTACTAGAGTTGAAACAATTAGGGAAGGCGAACCAGTTACCGGCAATTGAGCTAGAGGTGGAGAAGGGACAATGTATTGTTTTGCAATGCAATAATCATACAGCTAAAGTGTTACACCGCATCATTATTGGTGAAGAAGAGGCGTCGACTGGCAATGTACTGTTTGAAGGAGAAGCAATTGGAAAGAAAAATTATTCCCGCATCGGTTTTTGTTTTTTGAAAGATGAGGCATATGATCGTTTGAAGGTGAAAGAATACTTCAAATTTCTATTAGGGCTTTATGAATCAAAGATAAGTATAGAAGAAGTTGTGCAGTCTGTTGGTCTCCTAGATAAACTAAACGTTAAAATAGAAAAATTATCATTTTCAGAGAAACGCCGTCTTCATATCGGACGAGTGATGATTCATAATCCGGATTTAATCATTTTGGAAGAACCGGAGCAAAATGTAGATATAGAGAGTACGGTTATTATTCGAAAAGCAATCATGAAAATGAAAGAGCAAGGAAAGGCGATTTTTATTACGTCATCTTTTCTATCGGATGCCCTTTCGTTAACGGAAGATGTATACATACTAAACAATGATGGTGTGAAAAAAGTAGAAATTGAACAAGAGGAAGCAGAAAAAGTCGATGAAGAGAAGGTCGTTCAAATAATTCCGCAAATGAAGTTAGAAAGAATACCTGCGAAAGTGAACGATAAAATCATTTTACTTGATCCGATGGAAATCCATTTCATTGAAACGCAAAACGGAGTAACGCATATTCACGTTCGTGAAGGTGATTTCGTATGTGCATTAACATTAAGTGAACTAGAAGAAAGATTAACAGGTTTTGGTTTCTTTAGATGTCACCGCTCGTATCTTGTGAATTTACAAAGAGTACGAGAAGTGATTACTTGGACTCGTAACAGTTTTAGTTTAATTTTGGATGACGAAAGAAAAAGTTCAATTCCGCTTTCAAAAGGACGCATGGATGAATTAAAAGGTGTGATTGGGCTATAA
- the murA gene encoding UDP-N-acetylglucosamine 1-carboxyvinyltransferase yields the protein MEKIIVRGGKRLNGTVRVEGAKNAVLPIIAAALLASDGKNVLSEVPVLSDVYTINEVLRHLNAEVVFENNQVTIDSSKELNIEAPFEYVRKMRASVQVMGPLLARNGRARIALPGGCAIGSRPIDQHLKGFEAMGAKVQVGNGFVEAYVEGELKGAKIYLDFPSVGATENIMSAATLAKGTTILENAAKEPEIVDLANFLNAMGAKVRGAGTGTIRIEGVDKLYGANHSIIPDRIEAGTFMVAAAITGGDILIENAVPEHLRSITAKMEEMGVKIIEENEGVRVIGPDKLKAVDIKTMPHPGFPTDMQSQMMALLLQADGTSMITETVFENRFMHVEEFRRMNADIKIEGRSVIMNGPNSLQGAEVAATDLRAAAALILAGLVSEGYTRVTELKHLDRGYVNFHKKLAALGATIERVNEKVEEVKEQEVSDLHA from the coding sequence TTGGAAAAGATCATCGTCCGTGGCGGAAAGCGGTTAAACGGCACAGTGCGTGTTGAGGGCGCAAAAAATGCTGTATTACCTATAATCGCTGCAGCCCTATTAGCGAGTGATGGAAAGAATGTACTATCTGAAGTACCAGTTTTGTCTGATGTATACACAATTAATGAGGTATTACGTCATTTAAATGCTGAAGTCGTATTTGAAAATAATCAAGTAACAATCGATTCTTCTAAAGAACTAAACATTGAAGCACCATTTGAATATGTACGTAAAATGCGTGCATCTGTTCAAGTAATGGGACCATTATTAGCACGTAACGGTCGTGCTCGTATTGCACTTCCTGGTGGATGTGCAATTGGTTCACGTCCAATTGACCAACATTTAAAAGGCTTCGAAGCAATGGGAGCAAAAGTACAGGTTGGTAACGGTTTTGTTGAGGCATATGTTGAGGGAGAACTAAAAGGAGCTAAAATCTACTTAGACTTCCCAAGCGTAGGCGCGACAGAAAACATTATGTCTGCAGCTACATTAGCAAAAGGGACAACAATTCTTGAAAACGCAGCGAAAGAACCAGAAATCGTTGACTTAGCTAACTTCTTAAATGCGATGGGAGCGAAAGTACGCGGAGCTGGAACTGGAACGATTCGTATCGAAGGCGTTGATAAATTATATGGTGCAAACCACTCTATTATTCCTGACCGTATTGAAGCGGGAACATTCATGGTTGCAGCAGCAATTACTGGTGGAGACATCTTAATTGAAAATGCTGTACCTGAACATTTACGCTCAATTACAGCGAAAATGGAAGAAATGGGTGTTAAAATTATTGAGGAAAACGAAGGTGTACGTGTTATCGGCCCAGATAAGTTAAAAGCGGTTGATATTAAAACTATGCCTCACCCAGGTTTCCCAACAGACATGCAATCACAAATGATGGCATTATTACTACAAGCTGATGGAACAAGCATGATTACAGAAACGGTATTCGAAAACCGCTTTATGCACGTTGAAGAATTCCGTCGTATGAATGCTGATATTAAAATTGAAGGTCGTTCTGTTATTATGAACGGTCCAAACAGCTTACAAGGTGCTGAAGTAGCAGCAACTGACTTACGTGCTGCAGCTGCATTAATCTTAGCTGGTTTAGTATCAGAAGGTTATACTCGTGTAACTGAGTTAAAACATCTTGACCGTGGCTATGTAAACTTCCATAAGAAATTAGCTGCATTAGGTGCAACTATTGAACGTGTAAACGAAAAAGTAGAAGAAGTGAAAGAACAAGAAGTTTCTGATCTTCACGCTTAA
- the nuoN gene encoding NADH-quinone oxidoreductase subunit NuoN has protein sequence MNTLFSLSWHLMVPEFIILGAAILLSICDLFFKLNHRYVALGAIAAIVLAIVSLITLYSEPAGDILNGSFVLDGFSKGFKTLLLGASALILCTAMSDDKKNPIEDKGEYYYLFLMALLGAMFMASSVDFITLFVGLELLSLSSYILVGIRKKSRASNEAAMKYVISGGIGTAITLFGMSYLYGITGSTNIVDMQKVLTGELASGIQLLLALAFLLLLVGLSFKIATVPFHMWAPDVYEGAATPVTAFLGTISKIAGFLLIIRLFLMIFASVLIQGDMQSLYGHMSIYIAVLASITMIVGNVVALKQYNIKRLFAYSGIAHAGYLLVPLVALSPFTMDSMWFYMLAYMLMNIGAFAIIHGLILQNNEENITIFTGLYKRSPFTAIMMTIFILSLAGIPGTAGFIGKINIFLGALHVEPAHYVLASIMMGTTVVSFVYYFRILQQMFFRTGETEERIRLPLNIKVVMSLCAISIVILGIMPMIGYNFFYEYFPLMKDFFFLGNVVQ, from the coding sequence ATGAATACGTTATTTAGCTTATCGTGGCATCTAATGGTGCCAGAATTTATTATTCTCGGCGCCGCCATCCTCCTTTCCATATGTGATTTGTTTTTTAAGCTGAACCATAGATATGTAGCTCTTGGTGCGATTGCTGCCATCGTATTAGCAATCGTGTCATTAATTACTCTATATAGCGAACCGGCAGGAGATATTTTAAATGGATCGTTTGTGTTAGATGGATTTTCAAAAGGGTTTAAAACGTTGCTATTAGGTGCCTCAGCCCTCATTTTATGCACCGCAATGAGCGATGATAAGAAGAATCCAATCGAAGATAAAGGTGAATATTATTACTTATTTTTAATGGCACTTCTTGGTGCGATGTTCATGGCTTCTAGTGTAGATTTTATTACCCTTTTCGTTGGTTTGGAGTTACTTTCACTTTCTTCTTATATTTTAGTAGGAATACGAAAAAAGAGCCGTGCATCAAATGAAGCGGCAATGAAATACGTCATTAGCGGAGGAATTGGAACGGCGATTACGCTCTTCGGAATGAGTTATTTATACGGTATTACAGGTTCAACTAACATTGTAGATATGCAAAAGGTACTCACTGGGGAACTCGCTAGTGGTATTCAGTTATTGTTAGCTCTCGCATTTCTTTTATTGCTAGTTGGTCTCTCATTTAAAATTGCCACAGTGCCGTTTCATATGTGGGCACCTGATGTGTATGAAGGAGCGGCTACACCTGTTACTGCTTTTCTTGGAACGATTTCTAAAATTGCCGGGTTCCTACTCATTATTCGTTTGTTCCTTATGATCTTTGCAAGTGTATTAATACAAGGAGATATGCAATCTTTATATGGGCATATGAGTATATATATTGCGGTGCTAGCAAGTATTACGATGATTGTTGGGAATGTAGTCGCATTAAAACAATACAATATAAAGCGTTTATTTGCTTATTCGGGCATTGCTCATGCAGGATATTTACTCGTTCCACTTGTGGCATTATCACCATTTACGATGGATAGCATGTGGTTTTATATGCTGGCATACATGCTTATGAATATAGGCGCATTTGCTATCATCCACGGCTTAATCTTACAAAATAATGAGGAAAATATAACAATTTTCACAGGTTTATATAAAAGGTCACCATTTACAGCGATAATGATGACAATTTTTATTTTATCGTTGGCTGGGATACCAGGAACGGCTGGCTTTATTGGAAAGATTAATATCTTTTTAGGCGCACTTCATGTAGAGCCAGCACATTACGTACTAGCTTCGATTATGATGGGTACGACAGTTGTTTCATTCGTATATTATTTCCGTATTTTACAACAAATGTTTTTCCGCACCGGAGAGACAGAAGAGAGAATACGGTTACCGTTAAATATAAAGGTTGTTATGAGTCTTTGTGCAATTTCGATTGTAATACTAGGGATTATGCCGATGATTGGGTACAATTTCTTTTATGAATATTTTCCATTAATGAAAGATTTCTTCTTCTTAGGGAACGTGGTACAATAG
- a CDS encoding ABC transporter ATP-binding protein, whose protein sequence is MTLAIEMKDVMKSFSGKTALRNVNIEVKQGEIFGFLGPSGSGKTTTVKILTSQLLHSVGTVRVLGKDITGPSSIDYKRIGILTDNSGLYERLSIYDNLLLFCDLYDCKKERIDEVLTQVNLLDDKKTPVKKLSKGMKQRVTLARAILHKPDILFLDEPTSALDPVNVQNIHKILKDLNEEGTTIFLTTHNMDEAETLCNRIAFLCGGEIVALDTPENLRLQYAKDQIEVVLKGKRKEVVQKDELGAKRISEWMNKGELLSIHSHEPTLGDIFIEVTGRGL, encoded by the coding sequence ATGACATTGGCAATTGAAATGAAAGATGTAATGAAAAGTTTCAGTGGAAAAACGGCACTTCGAAATGTAAATATTGAGGTGAAGCAAGGAGAGATATTCGGATTCCTCGGACCGAGTGGATCTGGTAAGACGACAACAGTAAAAATTTTAACTTCTCAATTGCTTCATAGTGTTGGAACGGTAAGAGTATTAGGGAAAGATATTACAGGACCAAGTAGCATCGATTATAAACGAATTGGTATTTTAACAGATAACAGCGGCTTATATGAAAGACTTAGCATTTATGATAACTTACTATTATTTTGTGACTTATATGATTGCAAAAAAGAACGAATCGATGAAGTACTAACACAAGTAAATTTATTAGATGATAAAAAAACACCAGTAAAGAAACTATCAAAGGGAATGAAGCAACGCGTCACACTAGCGAGAGCAATCCTTCATAAACCAGATATCCTCTTCTTAGATGAACCAACATCTGCACTTGATCCAGTAAACGTACAAAACATTCATAAAATCTTAAAAGACTTAAATGAAGAAGGAACGACGATTTTCTTAACGACTCACAACATGGATGAAGCAGAAACGCTTTGTAACCGTATTGCCTTCCTTTGTGGCGGAGAAATTGTAGCACTCGATACGCCAGAGAACCTGCGCTTACAATACGCTAAGGATCAAATAGAGGTCGTATTAAAAGGTAAACGAAAAGAAGTAGTGCAAAAAGATGAATTAGGCGCAAAACGTATTTCAGAATGGATGAACAAAGGAGAATTACTATCCATTCATTCACACGAACCAACGCTAGGCGATATCTTTATTGAAGTTACTGGGAGGGGATTATAA
- a CDS encoding DUF1146 family protein, which produces MAQLLGQQALIAIVSHLLFITITWWALQGIHIERLMKSGKVLQTRVLLILITIAIGTSVSNFFLDYLGYSKSLTYLVK; this is translated from the coding sequence TTGGCACAACTTTTAGGGCAACAAGCACTGATTGCCATTGTTTCGCATTTATTGTTTATTACCATTACGTGGTGGGCCTTACAAGGCATTCACATTGAGCGTTTAATGAAGTCCGGAAAAGTGCTGCAGACGCGAGTATTACTCATCTTAATTACAATTGCAATTGGGACATCTGTAAGTAACTTTTTCCTTGATTATTTAGGCTATTCGAAGAGTTTAACGTATTTAGTAAAGTAA
- the spoIID gene encoding stage II sporulation protein D, with translation MKFSKPLFITVALLIALVIIVPAALVIPFAKAKVGEETASKTPPAIESIPAPGKVDTAVQVAVYREKQKKVETLPVEEYVTGVVASEMNASFEIEALKAQALAARTFVVQRMLSGGKKNNADVTDTVKDQVYKSKDELKKQWGNNYENNLKKIEEAVSKTAGQVLTYDGKPISASFFSTSNGRTENAADYWGNDYPYLKSVDSPWDQASPKFTSEQTFTVADFQKRLGVKVLADGKVGNIKDLTEGKRVKDVAFQGKTLTGKEVREKLDLRSSDFTWKQQGDKIIVTTKGFGHGVGMSQYGANGMAAEGKKYTDIVAHYYKGVAIKTMNDYEGKLMVKK, from the coding sequence ATGAAATTTTCAAAGCCACTTTTTATTACAGTAGCGCTCTTAATAGCGCTCGTTATCATTGTACCTGCAGCCCTTGTTATTCCATTTGCGAAAGCAAAAGTAGGGGAAGAAACGGCCTCTAAAACTCCTCCAGCGATAGAAAGCATACCAGCTCCAGGAAAAGTAGATACAGCTGTTCAAGTTGCTGTATATCGCGAAAAACAGAAGAAGGTAGAAACATTACCAGTGGAGGAGTATGTGACAGGTGTAGTAGCTTCTGAGATGAATGCCAGTTTTGAAATAGAGGCACTAAAGGCGCAGGCATTAGCAGCGAGAACATTTGTAGTACAACGTATGCTAAGCGGAGGAAAGAAAAATAATGCGGATGTGACAGATACGGTGAAAGATCAAGTGTACAAAAGCAAAGATGAATTGAAGAAGCAATGGGGTAATAACTACGAAAATAATTTGAAGAAAATCGAAGAAGCCGTTTCGAAAACAGCAGGACAAGTTTTAACGTATGATGGAAAACCAATTTCAGCATCCTTCTTTTCAACGAGTAATGGCCGAACAGAAAATGCAGCTGACTATTGGGGAAATGATTATCCGTACTTGAAAAGTGTAGATAGTCCGTGGGATCAAGCCTCTCCAAAGTTTACGAGCGAGCAAACATTTACAGTAGCTGATTTTCAAAAACGTCTCGGTGTGAAAGTGCTAGCAGACGGGAAGGTTGGAAATATTAAAGACCTTACGGAAGGAAAGCGCGTAAAGGATGTAGCTTTTCAAGGAAAAACATTAACTGGAAAAGAAGTTCGTGAAAAGTTAGATTTACGTTCTTCTGATTTCACGTGGAAACAACAAGGGGATAAAATCATCGTTACGACGAAAGGCTTCGGTCACGGTGTTGGTATGAGTCAATACGGGGCGAACGGCATGGCAGCGGAAGGAAAGAAATATACAGATATTGTCGCTCATTACTATAAAGGCGTTGCAATAAAGACGATGAATGATTATGAAGGAAAATTGATGGTGAAGAAATAG
- a CDS encoding rod shape-determining protein, producing the protein MFARDIGIDLGTANVLIHVKGKGIVLNEPSVVAIDRNSGKVLAVGEEARSMVGRTPGNIVAIRPLKDGVIANFEITEAMLKYFINKLDVKSFFSKPRILICCPTNITSVEQKAIREAAERSGGKTVFLEEEPKVAAVGAGMEIFQPSGNMVVDIGGGTTDIAVLSMGDIVTSSSIKMAGDKFDMEILNYIKRKYKLLIGERTSEDIKIKVGTVFPGARSEELEIRGRDMVTGLPRTITVCSEEITEALKENAAVIVQAAKGVLERTPPELSADIIDRGVILTGGGALLHGIDMLLAEELKVPVLIAENPMHCVAVGTGIMLENIDRLPKRALR; encoded by the coding sequence ATGTTTGCGCGAGATATCGGAATTGACCTAGGTACGGCTAACGTATTAATTCATGTTAAAGGTAAGGGTATTGTATTAAATGAGCCATCTGTTGTGGCAATTGATCGTAATAGTGGTAAAGTATTAGCAGTAGGTGAAGAAGCGAGAAGCATGGTGGGACGTACACCGGGTAATATTGTAGCAATTCGTCCACTTAAAGATGGTGTAATCGCAAACTTCGAAATTACAGAAGCAATGTTAAAGTATTTCATTAACAAATTGGACGTAAAGAGCTTCTTTTCAAAACCTCGTATTTTAATTTGTTGTCCAACAAATATTACATCAGTAGAACAAAAAGCAATTCGTGAAGCTGCTGAACGTTCAGGTGGTAAAACAGTATTTTTAGAAGAAGAACCAAAAGTAGCCGCAGTTGGTGCTGGTATGGAAATCTTCCAACCAAGCGGTAACATGGTTGTTGATATTGGTGGAGGTACAACAGATATCGCTGTACTATCTATGGGTGATATTGTTACCTCTTCCTCTATCAAAATGGCTGGCGATAAGTTTGATATGGAGATCTTAAACTATATTAAACGTAAGTATAAGCTATTAATCGGAGAACGTACTTCAGAAGATATTAAAATTAAAGTTGGTACAGTATTCCCAGGTGCACGTAGCGAAGAGCTTGAAATTCGCGGACGTGACATGGTAACAGGCTTACCACGTACAATTACAGTATGCTCTGAAGAAATTACAGAAGCATTAAAAGAAAATGCAGCTGTTATTGTACAAGCTGCAAAAGGCGTATTAGAGCGCACACCACCAGAACTATCTGCAGATATCATCGACCGCGGTGTTATTCTAACAGGCGGTGGAGCTTTACTACACGGTATCGACATGCTTCTAGCAGAAGAACTAAAAGTACCAGTATTAATTGCTGAAAACCCAATGCACTGCGTTGCGGTTGGTACAGGTATTATGTTAGAGAATATCGACAGATTACCAAAGCGTGCTTTGAGATAA
- a CDS encoding YwmB family TATA-box binding protein yields the protein MKLKAILIVALSVVLFLVGYREMKPISDEQKMESMIKALEKNDAKVEKWSWLARETKTISNIHTFQKLLNDVKEKANIQKWEVEQSPDGYKATSYKKLSSYEERVVVTWSKENTKENTFIIFEVSGAKWDPKYVQNMNKIFSEKPIIYTCVQGVLNDKIEGVLQNKTNQVLKDLSARAIEQVEERAFVSVSAYNKKWDDALSTNREKINVQIAIRSTDNKDTIVVGTPIITSEY from the coding sequence TTGAAGCTTAAAGCCATTCTTATTGTTGCACTTAGTGTTGTTTTATTTTTGGTTGGATATAGAGAGATGAAACCGATAAGCGATGAACAGAAAATGGAGAGCATGATCAAGGCTTTAGAGAAAAATGATGCTAAAGTAGAAAAATGGTCATGGTTAGCGAGAGAAACAAAAACAATTTCTAACATACATACGTTTCAAAAGTTGTTAAACGATGTGAAGGAAAAGGCAAATATTCAAAAGTGGGAAGTAGAGCAATCTCCAGATGGATATAAAGCTACATCCTATAAAAAGCTTTCTTCTTATGAAGAACGAGTAGTAGTAACTTGGAGTAAAGAAAATACTAAAGAAAACACTTTCATTATCTTTGAAGTAAGTGGGGCGAAATGGGACCCGAAGTATGTTCAAAACATGAATAAAATTTTTAGTGAAAAACCTATAATTTACACTTGTGTTCAAGGTGTACTGAATGATAAGATTGAAGGTGTTTTGCAAAATAAAACCAATCAGGTTTTGAAAGATCTTTCAGCAAGAGCGATCGAACAAGTAGAAGAAAGAGCATTTGTGTCAGTCTCCGCATACAATAAAAAGTGGGATGACGCTCTTTCAACAAATAGAGAGAAAATAAATGTGCAAATAGCAATACGTTCTACAGACAACAAAGATACAATTGTGGTTGGCACACCGATCATAACTTCTGAGTATTGA
- the spoIIID gene encoding sporulation transcriptional regulator SpoIIID, with product MHDYIKERTIKIGKYIVETRKTVRVIAKEFGVSKSTVHKDLTERLPEINPELANEVKEILDYHKSIRHLRGGEATKQKYRKEDVEKPVRQ from the coding sequence GTGCACGATTACATCAAAGAGAGAACTATCAAGATTGGTAAGTATATCGTGGAGACAAGAAAGACAGTGCGTGTCATTGCAAAGGAATTTGGGGTATCAAAGAGTACAGTCCATAAAGATTTAACAGAGCGTCTACCAGAAATTAATCCAGAGCTCGCAAATGAAGTGAAAGAAATTCTTGATTATCATAAGTCTATTCGTCATTTAAGAGGTGGAGAAGCAACAAAGCAAAAGTATAGAAAAGAAGATGTAGAGAAGCCTGTACGTCAATAA